The following proteins come from a genomic window of Montipora foliosa isolate CH-2021 chromosome 2, ASM3666993v2, whole genome shotgun sequence:
- the LOC137992789 gene encoding sorting nexin-27-like — MADDEEDCKRRPIADPYGPRLIELQRGENGFGFNVRGQVSEGGQLRSINGELYAPLQHVSAVLESGPAHSGGVRIGDRIIEVNGENVEGATHKHVVNLIKRGGDKLTLVVISVSHNEAEKLDSESSSGEYYDYSERHVIPISIPETRQVTSDGETYVVYNIYMGDKHICSRRYKEFSNLHNKLKKEFRDFQFPKFPGKWPFHLSDQQLESRRKTLESYLEKVTSVRVIGESDYVEEFLKSSDNHITGEDKEDGDMKVELRISLPDDSVTTVTVPKCQRTDDVFKVLADKLSLGQENFLNFALFEIMEDGFERKLEKNEFPHSVYIRGYRTVSSTSLAIRKWIFTLAREVEMTNDETALNLLYNQAVGDLRRRKLLPGKNVQKLKDLQAGNKKKEFLDIARTLEGYRTVVFPHCACDARKQGHVIVSISLDSFRLQACSDQGERQDQEHTFDWEEVTQWEADQEAMAFCFEYAKEGKKPKWVKIYSQYFLYMNACVDRVINETEWNEKEGISPLQPSKEEENGSMEETTDSAESQEKTVMSTANQTKTSSRVNQKFALPKTAPKKFPATIEDEDL; from the exons ATGGCGGATGATGAAGAGGACTGCAAACGGAGGCCCATAGCTGATCCGTATGGACCTCGATTGATTGAGCTACAGCGCGGAGAAAATGGATTCGGATTTAATGTTCGTGGGCAGGTATCAGAGGGGGGACAGCTCAGGTCCATAAATGGCGAACTTTATGCACCTTTGCAGCATGTCAGTGCTGTTTTGGAAAGTGGTCCGGCCCATTCTGGAGGAGTTCGCATCGGAGACAGAATCATTGAAGT GAATGGTGAAAATGTGGAAGGTGCAACTCATAAGCATGTGGTGAATTTAATTAAAAGAGGAGGAGACAAACTGACTCTAGTTGTAATATCTGTCAGTCACAATGAGGCAGAAAAACTCGATAGCGAGAGTTCATCTGGAGAGTATTATGACTATTCTGAGAGGCACGTTATTCCTATATCAATACCAGAAACAAGACAAGTCACAAGTGATGGTGAAACGTACGTG gtttataatatatatatggGAGACAAGCACATTTGTTCAAGGAGATAtaaagaattttcaaacttGCACAATAAG cTGAAAAAAGAGTTTAGAGACTTCCAGTTTCCAAAGTTTCCAGGAAAATGGCCATTCCATTTGTCTGATCAGCAGCTAGAGAGCCGTAGAAAAACTTTGGAGTCCTACCTTGAAAAAG tGACTTCAGTGAGAGTAATAGGGGAATCTGATTATGTGGAGGAATTTTTGAAATCATCAGATAACCACATTACA GGGGAAGATAAAGAAGACGGTGATATGAAAGTTGAATTGAGAATATCTTTGCCAGATGACTCTGTTACAACTGTGACAGTTCCAAAGTGTCAAAGAACAGATGATGTATTTAAG GTTTTGGCAGACAAACTCAGTCTTGGTCAAGAAAATTTTCTCAACTTTGCTCTTTTTGAGATAATGGAAGATGGTTTTG AACGGAAACTTGAGAAGAATGAGTTTCCACATAGTGTGTACATCAGGGGTTACAGGACAGTGTCGTCAACTTCCCTTGCCATTAGGAAATGGATCTTTACTCTAGCCAGG GAAGTTGAGATGACCAATGATGAAACTGCACTCAACCTGCTGTATAATCAG GCTGTTGGCGACCTAAGAAGGCGGAAGTTGTTACCTGGAAAAAATGTACAGAAACTTAAAGATCTACAGGCAgggaacaaaaagaaagaa TTCCTTGATATTGCCAGGACACTAGAAGGTTATAGAACTGTTGTGTTTCCTCACTGTGCATGCGATGCAAGAAAACAAGGGCATGTCATCGTCTCGATAAGTCTTGACAGTTTCCGCTTACAAGCCTGCTCAGATCAGGGTGAAAGACAG GATCAAGAGCACACGTTTGACTGGGAAGAGGTGACTCAATGGGAAGCTGATCAAGAAGCCATGGCATTCTGCTTTGAATACGCCAAAGAAGGCAAAAAGCCAAAATGGGTCAAAATTTACTCGCAATAT TTTTTGTACATGAACGCCTGTGTGGATAGAGTTATCAATGAGACTGAATGGAATGAAAAG GAGGGTATTTCACCTCTACAACCAAGCAAAGAAGAGGAAAATGGATCAATGGAAGAAACAACGGACAGTGCAGAGTCTCAGGAAAAG accgTCATGTCCACCGCCAACCAGACAAAGACCTCTTCCAGAGTTAATCAGAAATTCGCATTACCTAAAACAGCCCCCAAAAAATTTCCAGCTACTATCGAAGATGAGGACTTGTGA